The DNA segment TACTCTAAAAAACTTGTGATTTTGTAGTTTTTCATATATATTTAGTTTAGTAATATTCTATTTTCGAATATGGGGTTATGATAATATGGCAAAAGGCGGTACGGACATTGGTAAAAGAATACGTCAGTTGCGCGAAAGCCTAGGATTATCAAATCGGCAGTTGGCTATAAAAGCAGGCTTGTCGCAACCTGTCATGAACAGAATAGAAAACGGCAATCGCAAAGCGGATATAGAAACTTTAGAAAAAATTTGCTATGCTTTAGGTATTACACTTATCGACTTTTTCAGTATTGATGAAGAAGAAATGTCTCCCGAATACCTAGAGCTTTTAAAAAACGCCAAAAAACTCTCTACCGAGCAGCTAAAAATATTAAACGATATTATAAAAAATTTTTAGCAAGAAATTATTACAGGATCGAATCAGTTTTGGGAGATAGATATAAAATACGGCTATATTATAGGAAACAATCAGTGTTTCAAAAAAGCGTCAAACTTTGATGACATTTTTGGCTCAAAGGACTGATTGTGAACGTTTTTTTAAACTAAAGGAAAAGCCTCTAAAAAATGCATATAAAACAGCTTTACTAAAATTAAATGAAAATCCTTATATCGGTTAGCCAAAACGTGGTGATCTAAGCGGTATTTATTGTTTTGATGTGAAGTATAACGGTATTAATTATGAAGTTGCTTATACAATCAACGAAGTTAACGGTATATGATCAACCACCGTTGCTGGGGTAAGTCTGATGCATTTCTTGCATTTATTCATTTGTTCCAACCCCTAAAATAGGCATAAAAAAAGCCCTCTTTGGGCTTAATCAAGAATGTTGCGGTTCCTTATAATATCACAATTTTCTACATTTCTATATCAGGATCAATTAATTCTAACCATCTTTCACTCCCATCCTCTAGCCTTTCGTAGATATGACTATTAATTGCTTCTTCAAAAGCTTCATAATACCATTTCGGGCGGTACCAAGCAAGGCACCTTTTCTCACATTTTTATCTCTGCTACAAGTATTTGAAGTTCTTCTGCAAGCATTGCTAAACTCCCACTTGCTGATGCTATCTCTTCCATAGAGGCTGCTTGTTCTTCTGTTGCTGCTGATACATTTTGTATGTTTTCTGCTATTCCTCTAGATTTGTTTTCTATAGAAGTTACAGAACCAACTACATCTTCTGTTCCTTCTGCTACTTGGTTTATGGCTTTGGATATGTTTTGTATTTGTTTGGATATTTCGTCTATGGAGTCTATGATTGCTATAAATGTTTCTTTTGTCTCGTCTATGGTTCCTAGTCCTTTGTCTACTTCTTCTTTGCTCATGTTCATGTTTTCATTTGCTTCGTCTATTATACTTTGATTTTTCTTTATTATTTCATATATGTCTTCTGTTGAGTGCTGTACTTCTCCTGCTAGTTTCCTTATCTCCTCTGCTACTACCGCAAATCCTCTTCCTGTTTCTCCTGCTCTTGCTGCTTCTATTGCTGCATTTAGTGCAAGTAAGTTGGTTTGTTCTGCGACATTTTGTATAACTTGAATTATGTTGTCCATCTCTTTGGAACTGTTGTCTACATCTACTAGGGATGTTTGTACTTTTCCGGTACTTTTGACTATATTATTCATTTGGGATATGACATTTTCTATATTATGCCTTCCTTCATCAGAAATGCCTGATACTTCTTGACTTAGGTTGTTTATTTCTTCTGCGTTTGATGATATTTCTTGAATTTGAGCTGATATTTCTTCTACTGCTGATACAACGTTTAATATATCCTTCTGCTGTTCTTCTGAGTCTGCGGCTATTTCGCTGGCTGATTCTGCTACGCTGCCACCTGCTGCTGCTGCTTCTTCGGATACGGCTGTTAGTTCTTCCGAGGATGAAGCGACTTGTTCCGAGGATTCTTTTACTTTTTTTGCAAAATCTCTTAAGGTGTTTATTATGGATTGGAAGGATAATGATATTTGACCAATTTCATCTTTTCTTTTTAGGTCTTTTTCATCTATATCCTCTGTCAAATCCAATCTTTCTATTTTTTCTGCTACCTTTACTGATTTTATGATTGGTTTGGAAATAGAGTTCCCCATTATGGTGGAAAACATTATTGCAATTATAACTATTATTATACTAATCATAATTAATCTGTTTACTGATTTTTTAAAGGTTTTTAACATTTCAGCACTTGATATGGCTACTCCTACTTTCCAATTGGCTTCTTCCATATCTTCTACAAAAAATACTCGTTCTTTCCCATCATAATCATTTATTTTATTTATTCTATTTTTTGCAGCTTTTCCTGTTTCCATTATGTTTTTTAGTTCCCCATCTAATATTTCATTTATGTTTACATAGCCTTTTTCCGGGTCAGGATTAAAGGCTTCATTTTTGTGAGTTATAATATTTCCTTCTCCATCTATTAAAAATCCATAGGAATCTTTTCCTAAATCGGTCTGGTCCCCTATCTCTGGACAATATCTTTGTATTTCTCATAAAATCGTACTTTTGCATTAACTTTAATAATTGTTTAAAGCTTAAAGATTACGCCGTAAAAGGTTTGACCTTTACTGTATCATCTATAAATGCTGCATAAAACTTATGCGGTGACATGAATTTTATACTGCCATGTCTCCTGCGCTCGTTATAGTATTTCATGTAGTCTGTTACTACGGAATAGACATGCATAAAACTTTCAAACTCGTTTTGACTGTAGCATTCATCCTCTAGAATTGAATGAAAAGATTCTATGTGAGCATTCATGTTTGGAGTTTTTACAGGAATTCTCTCATGTACGACGCCTAATTCCTTTACTGTTTCTTCAAAAAGATTGGAAGTAAATTGCGGACCGTTATCCGTTCTTATTTTAGGAAGTATCATACCTTTTGCCAAATTTCTTTTAGATAGTGAATTTTTAAGTACTCTTGCTGCATCTTTTGATTTGCAAGATAGTCCCAAATGATAATCAATTATTGAGCGGTCAAATACATCTATTAAAGACAGCTGAAAGAAGAATTGATCGGTTCCTGTAATATAGCCGTATTTTACATCCATCTCCCAAAGCTGATTAGATCCTGTTATAGTATCTTGCCTTGCTAAATGTTTTGGATGCTTTCTATGTATTGTTCGCTGGGGCTTTAGTATATTTAGCTCTTTACAAAGCCTATAAACCTTTTTACGGTTTATTAGCAAGTTATACTCTTCTTTGAGGCAAATAGTAAGCTTATTGTATCCATAGGGGAAACCGTCACCACATATTAGTTCGTTCAGCCATTCTTTGATTTGTTCATCAGATATCTTTTCACCGGTTTTGGTTAAAGAGTATCCCGGACTTTCCTTCCTCCTACATTTTTGCAAGGAACAGATGAATTATTTTCTTCTTGTTTGCTTTTTTCTCTTGATAAATTAGCATAATATGTGGATGAAGATAGCCCGACAAAGTTCAGTATAAGGGATGCCTTATAGCCTTTACTGATCCACTTTTTAGCTATTGCAACTTTGTCGGCTACTGAGGGTTTATCCTATCCCTCAAATCTCTCAATACTGCAAGCTCAAGTTCTTTTTCACCTAATAGTTTCTTAAGTGTATTGTTTTCTTTGCTTATAGCTTCTAATCTGTTCTCTACCTCACGGATACGTTTTTCTTCGCTTTTCGGCAATGGAGTAATTGAGCCTCTTTTTTGAGCTTTCCTAATCCAATTATGAATAGTATTTGATGAAATATCGTGTCTGCGAGCTACTAGGGCTACGTTTCCCACTTCCTGGCATTCTTTAATTATTTGCTCTTTAAATTCTTCTGTGTATTGTTTTCTTGTCATTTAAGTTAACCCCCTGTTTTTATACTATCATATACAAAGATTTTCTCCAAGTTGGTTAGGGGGCTATAGAGAAATCACCTAAATCTATATTTGAAGTAACTCCTAGTATATAGGATAAATGTATGTCTGAAGCTAAAACTCCTACTAGTTTGTTATTTTTTTCAAGAGCTCTAGATATAGTAATTGTAACATCTCCTGTTTTAGCGTCTATATAAGGAGAAGATATTACTACATCATCTGATCCTTTAGCATTTATATACCAATCTCTTTCAGTAGGTTTATAATCATCTGGAGGTATCCAACCGCCTCCTGATATTAAAGAATCATCGGGCAATCCAACATAGTATTCATTGCCTTCATTGATTTCTCCTTGACCACTTAAATAACCATATACATAATCAAATTCAAAATCGTCATTATATAAAAGAGCATCTGCTATTTCTTTTAAGGAATTTTTTTGTATGCTTAACCATTTATCCAATTCCTTTGCAGTAATTTTAGCTGAATTTCTTGCATTCTCTTCTGTTTCATTTAGAAGCTCTCCTGCTAAAAATTTATAATTTATTAGTGTTGCTGAACAAATACTTACTATACATAAAATACATGTAAATAAAATTATTTTCGTTTTGATTTTCATATAAATTGCCTCCTCTATGTTTATCGTATTGTCAAATATAAAGATATATTTACAGAGAGTTTAATTTTAATTTAAATGATTTTCACCTGATAGACCTAAAATTGATATTAATAAGGCTCATAATTCTCTTACTACTAAATATCACCTCCTATGGATTGCTTTGTTGTTTTCATGCAACTTACAAGTAAGCTAGCAGTTATGATAAGAATAACTATTAAAATTTTTGCCCAAACCAGATACCTCCTAAACTTTATTTTTTTCCTCTAAAATTCGGGCGGTGCCAAGCACCTTTGTGAAGGAAGATCTTTTTCTCCCCCAAGTTTGCTAATTAATTAACTTTCATAGGTAAATTATAACATATTTTTGATAAGATTTAATATTCAGCTTGCAATCGTGGATTTAATTTGTAGGACGTTTTGAGGCTAAACGTGGGAGGATAGAGGATATAGGACTGGCTGTAGAATTAAGATTCTCTAGCAAATCCGCGAACAGAAAAAAGACACCTCGCAAGTATCTCTACCTATGAGGTGTCTGTGTTTTTTAGCTCAAACCCGCTTGTTGCCGTGCCCGTCCGTTTTCGACAAAATTCGGGCGGTGCCAGGCATCTTCGTCAATTTATCA comes from the Tepidanaerobacter acetatoxydans Re1 genome and includes:
- a CDS encoding cache domain-containing protein, whose amino-acid sequence is MKIKTKIILFTCILCIVSICSATLINYKFLAGELLNETEENARNSAKITAKELDKWLSIQKNSLKEIADALLYNDDFEFDYVYGYLSGQGEINEGNEYYVGLPDDSLISGGGWIPPDDYKPTERDWYINAKGSDDVVISSPYIDAKTGDVTITISRALEKNNKLVGVLASDIHLSYILGVTSNIDLGDFSIAP
- a CDS encoding methyl-accepting chemotaxis protein, translated to METGKAAKNRINKINDYDGKERVFFVEDMEEANWKVGVAISSAEMLKTFKKSVNRLIMISIIIVIIAIMFSTIMGNSISKPIIKSVKVAEKIERLDLTEDIDEKDLKRKDEIGQISLSFQSIINTLRDFAKKVKESSEQVASSSEELTAVSEEAAAAGGSVAESASEIAADSEEQQKDILNVVSAVEEISAQIQEISSNAEEINNLSQEVSGISDEGRHNIENVISQMNNIVKSTGKVQTSLVDVDNSSKEMDNIIQVIQNVAEQTNLLALNAAIEAARAGETGRGFAVVAEEIRKLAGEVQHSTEDIYEIIKKNQSIIDEANENMNMSKEEVDKGLGTIDETKETFIAIIDSIDEISKQIQNISKAINQVAEGTEDVVGSVTSIENKSRGIAENIQNVSAATEEQAASMEEIASASGSLAMLAEELQILVAEIKM
- a CDS encoding helix-turn-helix domain-containing protein, coding for MAKGGTDIGKRIRQLRESLGLSNRQLAIKAGLSQPVMNRIENGNRKADIETLEKICYALGITLIDFFSIDEEEMSPEYLELLKNAKKLSTEQLKILNDIIKNF